From a single Arachis hypogaea cultivar Tifrunner chromosome 3, arahy.Tifrunner.gnm2.J5K5, whole genome shotgun sequence genomic region:
- the LOC112791184 gene encoding uncharacterized protein, with product MSVEDLPRKEVNVLKGHEGAVLAARFNADGNYCLSCGKDRTIRLWNPHRGIHIKTYKSHGREVRDVHVTSDNSKLCSCGGDRQIFYWDVATGRVIRKFRGHDGEVNAVKFNEYSSVVVSAGYDQSLRAWDCRSHSTEPMQIIDTFSDSVMSVCLTKTEIIGGSVDGTVRTFDIRIGRETSDNLGQPVNCISMSNDGNCILAGCLDSTLRLLDRSTGELLQEYKGHTNKSFKLDCCLTNTDAHVTAGSEDGYIYFWDLVDASVVSRFRAHNSVVTSVSYHPKENCMVTASVDGTIRVWKT from the exons ATGAGCGTGGAAGATCTTCCTCGGAAGGAGGTGAATGTGCTGAAGGGGCACGAGGGCGCCGTACTTGCCGCGAGGTTCAACGCCGACGGCAACTACTGCCTCAGCTGCGGCAAAGACCGCACCATACGCCTCTGGAATCCCCACCGTGGCATCCACATCAAGACCTACAAATCCCACGGCCGCGAAGTCCGCGATGTCCACGTCACTtc GGACAACTCCAAGCTATGTTCGTGTGGTGGAGATCGCCAGATTTTTTATTGGGATGTAGCTACAGGCCGTGTAATTCGAAAGTTCCGTGGTCATGACGGTGAG GTCAATGCTGTGAAATTCAATGAGTATTCCTCTGTGGTAGTATCAGCTGGCTATGATCAATCCTTGCGTGCTTGGGACTGCAGATCCCACAGCACCGAGCCTATGCAG ATTATTGACACATTCTCAGATAGTGTCATGTCTGTTTGCTTAACAAAGACTGAAATCATTGGAGGAAGTGTTGATGGAACTGTTCGAACCTTTGACATTCGTATTGGCAG AGAAACATCCGATAACTTGGGGCAACCTGTTAACTGCATATCCATGTCCAATGATGGTAACTGCATTCTAGCTGGTTGTCTCGACTCTACTCTGCGTCTTTTGGACCG ATCTACAGGGGAGTTATTGCAAGAATATAAAGGACACACTAATAAG TCTTTTAAATTGGATTGCTGCCTTACCAATACGGATGCTCATGTAACTGCTGGCTCTGAGGATGGCTACATCTATTTTTGGGATCTTGTAGATGCATCAGTCGTGTCAAGATTCAGGGCTCATAACTCAGTG GTAACAAGCGTAAGTTATCACCCAAAGGAGAATTGCATGGTAACTGCTTCTGTGGATGGCACCATTCGAGTGTGGAAGACATAG